Within the Deinococcus peraridilitoris DSM 19664 genome, the region AGCGCTGATCGAGCTGTACGACTTCAACGTCGGTGAACGCAAACGCACCCTCAACGAACTCCTCTCGCAACTCGAAGAAGGCCGCAGTGACTTCAAGGTCATCCGCGGACTTTCTCACCTGCTCGCGAGTGACCACAGCACCTTCGAAACCCGCGCGAAAACCGAACCCGCCCGGATTCGCGAGAAAGTCTTCGCGCTCGCGCAGCACAGCCCGCCCAGCCGGATACGACGGCAGGTGGTCCTCGAGCAGGCCGCGACGGAACTCAGCGATCACGACACCACCCTCAGCGCAGAAGACATCCTCGATGGTTTGTACGCGGACCTGCCGGAGAACCAGGAACTCGTGGCGTTCCAAGCCCCTGAAGTACAAGCACTGATGGACCGCTATAACCTCGCGCAATCCCAGGGAGCACTGTACCGCGCGTACGAACTCGTCATCACCGCCCGGCGCAACGAACCCGCCCGTTACAAACAACTCTTCAAGTACCTCAAGCTCTTCGGGTTGATGGCCACCGTGGAAGGCGACGCCGATTACGGCTTCACGATCGTCCTGGACGGACCGACAAGTCTCTTCAAGCAGAGCACCCGCTACGGACTCAGCATGGCGAAATTCCTGCCGGCCCTGCTGCACGTCACCAAATGGGACCTCACCGCCACCCTGAAACCCCGCAAGGACCTCGCCTGGATCGAATCCAACGATGAAGAATGGCGTTTCGAACTCACCAGCGAAAGCGGTCTGGTCAGTCACTACAAGGAAGAAGCGGACTTCGATAGTGCCCTCGAATCTGCCTTCGCGGAACGCTTCGAGAAAGCCAGCTCTGACTGGATTCTCGAACGCGAAGTGGATCTCGTCCCCGTCCCGGGTGGTGTGATCATCCCGGACTTCCGGCTGGTGAAAGACGACCGCGCGGTGCTGCTGGAAATCGTCGGGTACTGGCGTCCGGATTACCTCAAGAAGAAATTCGCGCTGCTGAAGAAATCCGGTCGTCAGGACGTCATCATCGCCGTCAGTGAACGCCTGAACCTCGAGAAAGCCGGCGTGGACCCCAGTGAATTTGAAGGCCGGGTGATCTTCTTCAAAGGCGTGCTGCCACCCAAGGACGTGCTGGAAGTCGCGGAACATATTGCCCCACCCCGCATCTGATGAAATGAACGCATGCGCGCACGCGATGGACTGTCCCCGGAAGATCGACGGCGCTGCCAGCCAGTATGGACCGCCTTGTCGGAGTTGTTCCTGGATACCGAACTCAGCGAAGCCGATGATCGGCACATCGCGTGTGTTCTGGCGAACTCCGGGTACAGCACCCAGGAACTCACGCACATCCTGTGTGACGAGGTCACGCCTGTCGTGGGCAGCAATCTCATCGCCCCCGCCGGCGTGTGGAGTGGCGTTGATGACGCGTGGCTGTCTGGGCAGGCTACACGGCAGACGCAACACGTTGCGTGTCCACTTTGGCTTCGCCTTCGGCGATGGTGGCAAAGGCGACTGGTACGGCCGGCGTGGCAGTGCGTCCTGATGTGCCTGCCGGAAGAAAGCGCGCGGTAAGGTGACGTGCCGGAAAGACGCATGCGTACCCTGGTGATCGTCGAGTCACCCAGCAAAGGCAAGAAAATCCAGAGCCTGCTGGGCAACGCGTACGTGGTGCGCGCCAGCCTCGGGCACATCCGTGATCTGCCCGCCAGCAAGAACGACGTTCCGGAACAATACCGAAGCGCACCCTGGGCGCGCACCGGCGTGGATGTCGCGGGGGGCTTCAAACCGCTCTACGTCATCAGCCGCAAGAAAGCCAAAGTCGTCAAGGAACTCCGCGAGGCCGCGAAGAACGCTGACCGCGTGCTGATCGCCACTGACCCGGACCGGGAAGGGGAAGCGATTGGCTGGCACCTCACACGCGTACTGAACCTGAAGGACGGGCAGTTCGCCCGCATGACCTTCACGGAAATCACCAAAGACGCCATCCACCAGGCCGCGCAGAACCCCAGGACGCTCGATTACCACCTGGTCGGCGCGCAGGAAGCCAGACGGCTGATCGACCGGCTGGTGGGTTTCGGTGTGTCCCCGCTCTTGTGGAATGTCATCGGATCCGGACTCAGCGCCGGTCGGGTGCAGAGTGCTGCCCTGAAGATCCTCGCGGACCGTGAAGAGGAACGCATGAACTTCACCAACGCGAACTACTGGCGGGTCACCGCGAACGTCATGAGCTCACCCTCCTTCATCGCGACCGTCACGCACGTACGCGAAAACCCCTTGGCGCTCCCACGAGACTTCGACGCGAACGGCACACTGAAAAACGACGTGCTGCTGATGACGACCGAGCAAGCCGCGCAGCTCAAGACGTACCTGTCACGGCAGACAGGTGTGATTGACAAGGTCACCACCACGCCCTTCACGCAAAAACCTCCCGCGCCCTTCACCACCAGCACCTTGCAGCAGGAAGCAGCCCGGCAACTGCGCCTCCGGGCCGAGCAGACCATGAAGCTCGCGCAGACGTTGTACGAAGGAGGGTACATCACCTACCACCGCACGGACAGCCCCAGCCTCTCAAGCGAAGCGCAACACGCCAGCCGTCAAGCCATTGAGCAGCAGTACGGAGCGCAACACCTTCCCGAGCGCGCCCGGCAGTACCAAGCGAAAGCAAAAAACGCGCAAGAAGCCCACGAAGCCATCCGGCCCAGCGGAACGGATTTCAAAACTCCGAAGGAAACGGACCTCAATGGTGAACTGCTCAGCGTGTACGACCTGATCTACCGCCGAACAATCGCCTGTCAGATGAACGACGCGCAAGGTGAAAAGACCGTGGTGGTGCTGCAGGCGGGAGTGGTGAAACTCCAGGCGACCGGGAAGCGCCTGACGTACCCGGGCTTCACCCTGGCGTACCAGGACGCGCAGGAAGACCTGGAAGAAGAGCAGACGCTGCCTTCCCTGCCAGCTGCCTCGCAGTACCCGCTGAAGGACGTCAAGACCGAGGAGAAACGCACCACCCCTCCCGGTCGGTACAGCGAAGCGAGCCTGGTTCAGACGCTGGAACGCGCGGGTATTGGTCGGCCCAGCACGTACGCGCAGATCCTCACGACCCTGCAGGCCCGCGGGTACATGCGACCCGCAGGTCGCCAGCTCGCGGTGACCTGGTTGGGGCTGCTGGTCAGCACGTACCTCACGGCCGCCTTTGACAACCTCGTGAGTAAGGACTTCACGGCGAAGATGGAAGCGGACCTCGACGCCATCGCGGAAGGAAAGCAAGGCCGGGTACCGTACCTGGAGGCATTCTGGACGAATGGCCTGGAACGCACGATTGCTGGTGCAACCAGACGAGCACCCATCCTCGGCATTCCGAAAGTACCCGGAGCGACATGCTCAGCCCGCGGTGGTATCCCGACACTCAGCCTGAACGGACGGCACGTCGTGCTTCCCGAGTCGCTCGCACCCGACGAGCTGAACCTGGAAGTCGTCGAGGCTGTCCTGGCCGGACATTGGAGTGCCTCTCCAGCCGGCCGGAAAGCGTCCTTCACATCTCGCCAGGCTGGTACACACCCAAAAACCACGTCCGGTAAGCGCACCACGACCAGGCAAGCCAAGCCCGGCAAAGCCAGGGTATCCAAGAAATCTACACCCTAAGCGGATCCAAATGAAAATGCCAGTGAGGCCAACTGAACAGCACTTCCTCATGCTCGAAAACCTGCGACCGCTCCTCTTGATGCCTGAAAATTACGCTCATAATCAGGAATCCCCGCTTGAACATCGAAAAGAAGCGCTCGACGAAAGCAGAACGAAGCAATCTCCCTCTACCAGCTTCACCCCTAGGACTTCCTCCGAGGAAGAAGACCCGCCAGGGCGCGCAAGGCACCTCAATGTTGCGGCACGTACACGCGACTCTTCCGCAACCAGCGCAACCGGCCATCCGGAAAACGCAGCACGTCCGCGCGCGTCCCCCGGTACGGTCCATCGACCAGTACCAGCTTGTCCGGCGCGTAAAAACGAGCTCGGTACGGCGGTTGAGGATCACTCGGAACGGACGCGATGCTGGAGTAATCCCCTTCAATCATCCGCAGCAGCAACCCCTCAGCGTCCGTTGTCACCTCAATCACGTCCCCCGCTCCGGCCATCACGTACCGCCCGACTAACTCATGAAGCACGTCAGCACTCACCTGAAGGTACTCTTCTTGCACTGGAACGAGGCCCAACAGGTGCTGACGAATCCAGCGGGTCAGTTCCGCATACACCGCTTCTCCCTGATCGCCATTGGTGAGGGCCACGAAGGCGAATCCTCGCTCGGGTACCAGCTGGAAGGTAGCCATCTGCCCGTTCGTCGCACCACCATGCATCAACGTCCGTACGCCGCTCTCGTCATGCACGAACCACGACACGGCCATCGCACGATCACCGGCTGCTGCGACGGTGGGTGTGTGCATCACCTGCATGCTGTCCGGTGACAGCAGTCGCGCACCACTTATGGCCGTGCCGTCCCGCAGGTGGAACTGAGCGTAGCGCAGCAGGTCACGCACGCTGCACGCCAGACCACCTGCGGCGTTGGCACTGCGTCCTAACCCCCACGGGCGGGCCACGACCGGCTCGCCTCCCTGGATGACGTGTCCCACCGCAAAACGCCGCGTCATCACTTCATCCGGAAAGAAAAACGAAGTATCGAGGCCGAGCGGTGTCAGCACCAGGTCCCTCAAGGCCGCTTCGAAGGTCTGTCGTGTCACGACTTCAATCACGCGTCCCGCCACGTAGAACGCGGCATTGTTGTACGACCAGACTTCCCCGAGTGGAGTTACCTGGGGGAGCTGCGCGACACTCAGCATCATGCGCGCCAGGGCATCATCACCCTCACCGGTATTCTCGAAATGATCCCCA harbors:
- a CDS encoding DUF790 family protein, whose amino-acid sequence is MLPTELLSFKVEAGMLTPRKLPNNDKNRSLAKALIELYDFNVGERKRTLNELLSQLEEGRSDFKVIRGLSHLLASDHSTFETRAKTEPARIREKVFALAQHSPPSRIRRQVVLEQAATELSDHDTTLSAEDILDGLYADLPENQELVAFQAPEVQALMDRYNLAQSQGALYRAYELVITARRNEPARYKQLFKYLKLFGLMATVEGDADYGFTIVLDGPTSLFKQSTRYGLSMAKFLPALLHVTKWDLTATLKPRKDLAWIESNDEEWRFELTSESGLVSHYKEEADFDSALESAFAERFEKASSDWILEREVDLVPVPGGVIIPDFRLVKDDRAVLLEIVGYWRPDYLKKKFALLKKSGRQDVIIAVSERLNLEKAGVDPSEFEGRVIFFKGVLPPKDVLEVAEHIAPPRI
- a CDS encoding DUF7079 family protein, giving the protein MRARDGLSPEDRRRCQPVWTALSELFLDTELSEADDRHIACVLANSGYSTQELTHILCDEVTPVVGSNLIAPAGVWSGVDDAWLSGQATRQTQHVACPLWLRLRRWWQRRLVRPAWQCVLMCLPEESAR
- the topA gene encoding type I DNA topoisomerase, yielding MRTLVIVESPSKGKKIQSLLGNAYVVRASLGHIRDLPASKNDVPEQYRSAPWARTGVDVAGGFKPLYVISRKKAKVVKELREAAKNADRVLIATDPDREGEAIGWHLTRVLNLKDGQFARMTFTEITKDAIHQAAQNPRTLDYHLVGAQEARRLIDRLVGFGVSPLLWNVIGSGLSAGRVQSAALKILADREEERMNFTNANYWRVTANVMSSPSFIATVTHVRENPLALPRDFDANGTLKNDVLLMTTEQAAQLKTYLSRQTGVIDKVTTTPFTQKPPAPFTTSTLQQEAARQLRLRAEQTMKLAQTLYEGGYITYHRTDSPSLSSEAQHASRQAIEQQYGAQHLPERARQYQAKAKNAQEAHEAIRPSGTDFKTPKETDLNGELLSVYDLIYRRTIACQMNDAQGEKTVVVLQAGVVKLQATGKRLTYPGFTLAYQDAQEDLEEEQTLPSLPAASQYPLKDVKTEEKRTTPPGRYSEASLVQTLERAGIGRPSTYAQILTTLQARGYMRPAGRQLAVTWLGLLVSTYLTAAFDNLVSKDFTAKMEADLDAIAEGKQGRVPYLEAFWTNGLERTIAGATRRAPILGIPKVPGATCSARGGIPTLSLNGRHVVLPESLAPDELNLEVVEAVLAGHWSASPAGRKASFTSRQAGTHPKTTSGKRTTTRQAKPGKARVSKKSTP
- a CDS encoding serine hydrolase domain-containing protein — protein: MTHPVPVTPLTLDRTQLEALAERTTSLMAQYAVPGVTLGLLTPGGQHELSFGVTSIEHPLPVTPDTLFQIGSVTKTFVALAIMRLVERGDLQLDDRVREYLPDFRLSDQDVAARVTVRQLLNHTAGWAGDHFENTGEGDDALARMMLSVAQLPQVTPLGEVWSYNNAAFYVAGRVIEVVTRQTFEAALRDLVLTPLGLDTSFFFPDEVMTRRFAVGHVIQGGEPVVARPWGLGRSANAAGGLACSVRDLLRYAQFHLRDGTAISGARLLSPDSMQVMHTPTVAAAGDRAMAVSWFVHDESGVRTLMHGGATNGQMATFQLVPERGFAFVALTNGDQGEAVYAELTRWIRQHLLGLVPVQEEYLQVSADVLHELVGRYVMAGAGDVIEVTTDAEGLLLRMIEGDYSSIASVPSDPQPPYRARFYAPDKLVLVDGPYRGTRADVLRFPDGRLRWLRKSRVYVPQH